The window tcccggcgagctcctcccccgtgCCCGGCTGGCCAAGGCCTCCCGGCGCCCGGCCGGCCGCGGCctcccggcgagctcctcccctgCTAGTCAGCCAACAACATTCGATCTTGGTTTCGGCTCCCGGTCGGCTGCGACctcccggcgagctcctccctcGCGCCCGCCCGGCCACGACCTCCCGGCTGCAACGCCATCTTCTCCACGAGACCATGGAGCCCCGTCGCTCATGTCGCCCATCGGGGACGAAGATGGCCATGGAGCCCGTCGGTCCCGCCGCCCAGTGGCTCCTGCCGCTCCGCCGGGCTCCCGCGGTCTCGCCGCCCAGTGGCTCctaccgcccccgccgccccgccgctcccaccgctcCGCCGGGCTCCCGCGGTCTCGCCGCCCAGTGGCTCctaccgcccccgccgccccgccgctcccaccgccgcctcatCGCTCCTGCCGTTCCCGCCGAGTTCCCGCCGTCCCGTCGCTCGCGCCATCTGGTCTGATGGGAGGTGGTTCATCCGTTCATGGACGTCTTCCATGTCACCGACCGCCTCGGTTGCAAGCTCACCAACGACAGCGTCATCACCTACATCGAGCAGGTTGGTGGGTTTTCTTGGTGGTTTCTTGATTCTGGCACGAGTGTTCGACGGAGTTGGGATTTTCTGATGGCATACATGGCTTCTTTGCAGTCTCTGGGGATGTGGAACGGGCCAACGCGGCCGATGGCGCTCGAGGGGTTGACGGCGCTGGAGCTGACAGGGGCCGGCCGGACGGGGCTCATCTCGGAGGTGTTCGCCGTGCTCGCCGACATGGACTGTGGTGTTGTGGAGGGCCGCGCGTGGATGCACCGCGTCCACCTCGGCTGCCTCATCTTCCTCCGCAACAAGGAAACCGACACCGAGAGGATGGCACGCATCGAGGCCGCCTCGgacacctcctcctcggcgactccatcagcgccggcggcggcgccgtggccgccgtccccgcccccgccgtcacgcacgccgagcgccgcctccaCGTTGGACAAAACCACCTCCGAAACCACCGAGGGAGGTGATTTGCTCTGGTTTTTAGAGAAAAAGGAGGTGTTATACCCGGTTTATTCACACAAGCGTAggagatgagggaggtaaagtggacttattcctcaCAAATGGCATTGTGGACTAAAACTGTTCACTGGGCCGTATGGTTTTGACACTGATTGGGCTACGATTTGCAAGGAAATCGTCATGTTCACTGAGTCTTATGAAAAGCAAAGCAAACTTCTGAAAATGAAAGATATCAATACGCCATTTTCCTATATGATTGTGAGGAGTGACAAGAGAATGATAAATTAATGAGTGCTCAAGAGTGATTCCTGAGAAAAATTACTCAAGTAGTCTACGAGCTCAGTTATTCCCATTTGCTCAGTAGCATctttcatttgtttttttctctccctcgcTATCTAGAATCTAACCAACAGGTTCTCACTTTGCTTGAACAGAGCACAGAATGTGAAGTATGAGATATTCAAAGGCTCAAAGCTATACCCCTCTTGCAGAAAACAAGTGGACTTTATTTTTCATTGTCGCATTAGACTAATACTAATTCTAGCTTCCTACTAATACAAGCTAAGTGAGTGTCTAGTCATCCTAGGAAGCACACCAATGACCTACCTTAATCAGGTGTACTTTTCCACAACCACTTGCTCAACTCCCCCTACTTTTAGTAGTAATATCCAGTCCCAAACAAGAGCTAAAAATAAAACTACATTCTAGGGAGATAAACATAGTTAGGAGACGGGCGGCAGGGAGCACTATGCCTTTCTGCCTCAC of the Oryza sativa Japonica Group chromosome 2, ASM3414082v1 genome contains:
- the LOC4330609 gene encoding ACT domain-containing protein ACR7, giving the protein MDVFHVTDRLGCKLTNDSVITYIEQSLGMWNGPTRPMALEGLTALELTGAGRTGLISEVFAVLADMDCGVVEGRAWMHRVHLGCLIFLRNKETDTERMARIEAASDTSSSATPSAPAAAPWPPSPPPPSRTPSAASTLDKTTSETTEGGDLLWFLEKKEVLYPVYSHKRRR